Proteins encoded by one window of Bacillota bacterium:
- a CDS encoding KOW domain-containing RNA-binding protein, with product MRPGQVVVSIAGRDRGRRYIVVRVIDDTFVAVVDGTYRRVSNPKKKNVRHLMWTRKVDSGVGAKVLVGARVTDEEVREALRSAEDDSCGKADWSHE from the coding sequence ATGCGACCGGGTCAGGTTGTCGTGTCGATCGCCGGAAGGGACAGAGGAAGACGGTACATCGTGGTGCGCGTCATCGACGATACGTTCGTTGCCGTCGTTGACGGGACCTATCGGAGGGTGTCCAATCCCAAGAAGAAGAACGTGCGCCATCTCATGTGGACCCGCAAGGTGGATAGTGGCGTCGGGGCGAAGGTCCTGGTGGGCGCGCGCGTCACCGACGAGGAGGTCCGGGAAGCTTTGAGGTCAGCTGAAGATGATTCCTGCGGGAAGGCGGACTGGTCTCATGAGTAA
- the rpsM gene encoding 30S ribosomal protein S13, with amino-acid sequence MARIAGVDLPRDKRIEIALTYIYGLGLTTSQQILEKTGVNPDTRVRDLTEEEITRLREVIDKEYKVEGELRSEQAGNIKRLIDIGTYRGLRHRRGLPVRGQRTRTNARTRKGPRKTVGVRRSK; translated from the coding sequence ATGGCTAGGATTGCGGGTGTGGACCTTCCACGGGACAAGAGGATCGAGATAGCCCTGACTTATATATACGGGCTGGGTCTTACGACTTCTCAGCAGATTCTGGAGAAGACCGGTGTAAATCCCGATACGAGGGTCCGTGACCTCACAGAGGAAGAGATCACGCGTCTACGCGAGGTCATAGACAAAGAGTACAAGGTCGAAGGTGAGCTGCGCTCGGAGCAAGCGGGGAACATCAAGAGGCTCATAGATATCGGCACGTACAGAGGCCTGCGGCACCGCAGGGGCTTACCCGTCAGAGGTCAGCGTACCAGGACCAACGCCAGGACACGGAAAGGTCCCAGGAAGACCGTGGGCGTGAGGAGATCCAAGTGA
- the rpmJ gene encoding 50S ribosomal protein L36 produces MKVRPSVKKICDKCKIVRRKGVLRIICENPKHKQRQG; encoded by the coding sequence ATGAAAGTCCGGCCATCGGTCAAGAAGATATGCGACAAGTGCAAGATAGTGAGACGCAAGGGCGTCCTTCGGATCATTTGCGAGAATCCCAAGCACAAGCAGCGGCAGGGCTAG
- the infA gene encoding translation initiation factor IF-1, which produces MSKKDAIEVEGTVIEALPNAMFRVELENGHRVLAHVSGKMRMNFIRILPGDRVSVELSPYDLTRGRITYRFK; this is translated from the coding sequence ATGAGTAAGAAGGATGCCATCGAGGTCGAGGGAACCGTCATCGAGGCGCTGCCCAACGCGATGTTCCGGGTCGAACTCGAGAATGGGCACAGGGTACTTGCTCACGTCTCAGGCAAGATGCGTATGAACTTCATTCGCATCCTGCCCGGAGACAGGGTGAGCGTTGAGCTGTCGCCCTACGATCTCACCCGGGGCAGGATCACATACAGGTTCAAATGA
- a CDS encoding DNA-directed RNA polymerase subunit alpha, giving the protein MIEIEKPRIECQEATEEYGKFVVEPLERGYGITLGNALRRVLLSSLPGAAVTSVKIEGVLHEFSVIPGVVEDTIDILLNLKGLLVKLHSDGPKIVRIEAQGEGEVRAADIIADPDVEILNPELHIATLDKDGRLFAEITIEKGRGYVPAEKRRTEPVIGVIPMDSIFTPVRKVNYQVENTRVGQVTDYDRLILEVWTDGSISPKEATSLAARIISSHLALFTSLTETADRVEMMVEKAEDEKDKILDMPIEELDLSVRSYNCLKRAGINTVQELIRKTEEDMMKVRNLGKKSLEEVKGKLANLGLSLRPSEDQED; this is encoded by the coding sequence ATGATCGAGATTGAGAAGCCCAGAATCGAGTGTCAGGAGGCCACCGAAGAGTACGGCAAGTTCGTGGTCGAGCCCCTCGAAAGGGGCTACGGCATAACCCTGGGGAATGCCCTTCGGAGGGTTCTCCTATCGTCCCTCCCGGGGGCCGCGGTCACTTCTGTGAAGATAGAGGGCGTCCTCCACGAGTTCTCCGTGATACCGGGGGTGGTGGAGGACACCATAGACATACTTCTGAATCTCAAGGGACTTCTGGTCAAGCTGCATTCAGACGGACCGAAGATCGTGAGGATCGAAGCTCAGGGCGAAGGGGAGGTCAGGGCAGCGGACATCATTGCCGATCCTGACGTGGAGATCCTAAACCCGGAACTCCACATCGCAACGCTCGACAAGGACGGCCGGCTTTTCGCCGAGATAACCATCGAGAAAGGCAGAGGATACGTCCCGGCTGAAAAGCGCAGGACTGAGCCGGTGATCGGCGTTATCCCCATGGACTCCATCTTCACTCCTGTCCGCAAGGTAAACTACCAGGTGGAGAACACGCGAGTCGGTCAGGTCACGGACTACGATAGGCTCATCCTCGAGGTCTGGACGGACGGAAGCATATCGCCCAAGGAGGCCACGAGTCTCGCAGCGAGGATCATCTCGAGCCATTTGGCGCTCTTCACGAGTCTCACGGAGACTGCCGATCGGGTAGAGATGATGGTGGAGAAGGCTGAGGATGAGAAGGACAAGATCCTGGACATGCCAATCGAGGAGCTGGACCTCTCGGTGCGCTCATACAACTGCCTGAAGAGGGCCGGCATAAATACCGTGCAGGAACTCATCAGAAAGACCGAGGAAGACATGATGAAGGTCAGGAACCTCGGAAAGAAGTCGCTCGAGGAAGTCAAGGGCAAGCTAGCGAACCTCGGTCTTTCCCTCCGTCCATCGGAAGACCAGGAGGACTGA
- a CDS encoding adenylate kinase, with product MRLVLLGPPGVGKGTQAARLGSRFRVLQVSTGEMFREALSQKTPLGLEARKYMDAGKLVPDEVTIELVRERLSRSDVSSGFILDGFPRNLVQARALEGVLRDLGARLDAAVSIEAGTETLVRRLSGRRQCKRCGAVYHMQFNPPSEPGKCPKCGGELYQRDDDREETVRERLKVFAAETAPVKDFYRDKGVLVSVDGERGIDEVTQSIISAIEEGNAVEESVSDGDS from the coding sequence ATGCGCCTTGTGTTACTGGGGCCGCCTGGGGTCGGCAAAGGAACGCAGGCGGCTCGGCTCGGGTCGCGATTCCGGGTCCTCCAGGTCTCCACAGGCGAGATGTTCCGGGAGGCGCTCTCACAAAAGACGCCCCTTGGCTTGGAGGCCCGGAAATACATGGACGCCGGCAAGCTGGTCCCGGACGAGGTCACCATCGAGCTCGTGAGGGAGAGGCTCAGCCGCTCGGACGTTTCGTCAGGCTTCATCCTGGACGGGTTTCCGAGGAACCTCGTGCAGGCTCGGGCGCTCGAGGGCGTGTTGCGGGACCTCGGAGCGAGGCTTGACGCCGCCGTAAGCATCGAGGCTGGAACGGAAACGCTTGTGCGCAGGCTATCCGGGCGTAGGCAGTGCAAGCGATGTGGGGCCGTGTACCACATGCAGTTCAATCCGCCATCTGAGCCGGGGAAGTGTCCCAAGTGTGGCGGGGAGCTATACCAGCGAGATGATGACCGTGAGGAGACGGTGAGGGAACGGCTCAAGGTGTTTGCAGCTGAGACCGCGCCGGTGAAGGATTTCTATCGGGACAAGGGCGTTCTCGTGTCGGTTGATGGCGAGCGAGGCATCGACGAGGTCACCCAGTCGATCATATCGGCAATTGAAGAAGGCAATGCTGTTGAAGAAAGTGTCTCCGATGGTGATTCGTAA
- the map gene encoding type I methionyl aminopeptidase yields MVIRKTPVEIASMRKAGRVLARLLKELAGLIKPGLTTGEIDRFAEAYIRGCGAVPSFKGLYGFPASACVSVNDEVVHGIPGGRRLREGDIVSVDVGAMVDGLHGDCAATFAVGEVPDETVRLLRVTEESLYQGIQQACPGKRVVDISRAIQEHVEANGFSVVRALAGHGIGRSVHEEPRIPNFVVRNDPGPELRPGATLAIEPMVNAGSHDVLTLDDNWTVVTRDGSLSAHFEHTVAVTSDGPEILTAL; encoded by the coding sequence ATGGTGATTCGTAAGACACCCGTAGAGATAGCCAGCATGAGGAAGGCAGGGCGGGTGCTCGCAAGGCTCCTCAAGGAGCTGGCCGGCCTGATCAAGCCCGGCCTCACAACCGGCGAGATCGATAGGTTTGCCGAGGCTTACATCAGGGGTTGCGGGGCGGTGCCATCCTTCAAGGGCTTGTATGGTTTTCCTGCAAGCGCGTGCGTCTCAGTGAACGACGAAGTCGTGCACGGCATCCCGGGAGGCCGGCGACTGCGCGAGGGAGATATCGTCAGCGTAGACGTTGGGGCCATGGTGGACGGCCTACACGGGGACTGTGCCGCAACGTTTGCGGTGGGAGAGGTTCCTGACGAGACTGTGCGCCTCCTCCGTGTCACTGAGGAGTCGCTTTACCAAGGTATCCAGCAAGCCTGCCCGGGGAAACGCGTGGTCGACATATCCAGGGCGATCCAGGAGCATGTGGAGGCGAACGGCTTTTCCGTCGTCAGGGCGCTCGCTGGCCACGGTATCGGACGTAGCGTTCACGAGGAGCCCAGGATCCCCAATTTCGTGGTGCGGAACGATCCGGGACCTGAGCTCAGGCCCGGGGCCACGCTTGCGATAGAGCCCATGGTCAACGCGGGAAGCCATGATGTCTTGACGCTTGACGACAACTGGACGGTGGTTACGCGCGATGGATCGCTGTCAGCCCACTTCGAGCACACCGTGGCGGTGACGTCAGACGGGCCTGAGATATTGACCGCTCTCTAG
- the rpsD gene encoding 30S ribosomal protein S4 — translation MARYTESVCRLCRREGLKLYLKGDRCYSDKCAVDKRPYAPGEHGQGRKKMSEYAVQLREKQKLRRIYGVLERQFERYFEMASRKRGVTGEALLQILESRLDNIVYRMGLAASRAEARQMVRHGHMAVNGEKVNIPSYLVKPHDVVSVREGSRELTRFKMAAESAGERTVPAWLSLHADGLSATVLSLPTRDQIDVPVQEHMIVELYSR, via the coding sequence ATGGCCAGGTACACAGAGTCCGTGTGCAGGCTGTGCCGGCGTGAAGGGTTGAAGCTATACCTGAAAGGTGACAGGTGCTATAGCGATAAGTGCGCAGTTGACAAGAGGCCGTACGCGCCCGGGGAGCACGGGCAGGGCCGAAAGAAGATGTCGGAGTACGCGGTTCAGCTACGCGAGAAGCAGAAACTGCGTCGCATATACGGGGTTCTCGAGAGGCAGTTCGAACGCTACTTCGAGATGGCCTCCAGGAAACGGGGCGTCACGGGCGAGGCGCTCCTCCAGATACTCGAGTCCCGGCTCGATAACATCGTGTACCGGATGGGGCTGGCGGCCTCAAGGGCGGAGGCGCGGCAGATGGTGAGGCACGGCCACATGGCTGTGAACGGCGAGAAAGTCAACATTCCGTCGTATCTCGTCAAGCCGCACGATGTCGTGTCCGTTCGCGAAGGGAGCCGCGAGCTCACGCGGTTCAAGATGGCTGCGGAGTCGGCCGGGGAGCGCACAGTGCCCGCGTGGCTGTCCCTCCACGCAGACGGCTTGAGCGCAACCGTTCTCAGCCTGCCCACAAGAGATCAGATCGACGTTCCGGTACAGGAACACATGATCGTCGAGCTCTACTCCAGATGA
- the rpsK gene encoding 30S ribosomal protein S11 — MPRKTTRVKRRERKNVESGVAHIRSTFNNTIVTITDPQGGVISWSSAGKQGFKGSRKGTPFAAQMAAEAAARAAMDHGMRQVEVLVKGPGSGREAAIRSLQATGLEVSMIRDVTPIPHNGCRPPKRRRV, encoded by the coding sequence GTGCCCAGGAAAACCACGAGAGTGAAACGGCGTGAGCGCAAGAACGTCGAAAGCGGAGTTGCGCACATCCGATCGACGTTTAACAATACCATCGTCACGATAACGGACCCGCAGGGCGGAGTGATCTCATGGTCGAGCGCCGGCAAGCAGGGCTTCAAAGGCTCCAGGAAAGGGACCCCCTTCGCCGCGCAGATGGCGGCCGAGGCGGCCGCTCGGGCGGCCATGGATCACGGCATGCGCCAGGTGGAGGTGCTGGTGAAGGGGCCAGGATCCGGCAGGGAGGCGGCCATCAGGTCGCTACAGGCCACCGGCCTTGAGGTGAGCATGATCCGCGACGTGACTCCGATTCCTCACAACGGGTGCCGGCCGCCGAAGCGCAGAAGGGTATGA
- the rplQ gene encoding 50S ribosomal protein L17: MNQAKLGRTSAHRKAMLRSIITSLFEHERIRTTEGKARQLEPVAEKLITLAKRGDLHARRLVAGYVRSDTVTKKLFDTIAPRYRDRQGGYVRTVKLGERRGDAAPEVIVELV, encoded by the coding sequence ATGAACCAGGCGAAACTTGGGCGCACGAGCGCCCATAGGAAGGCGATGCTTCGCAGCATCATTACATCACTGTTTGAGCATGAGCGCATTCGGACGACCGAGGGCAAGGCGAGGCAGCTCGAGCCCGTCGCCGAGAAGCTGATCACACTGGCCAAGAGAGGCGATCTTCACGCCCGAAGGCTGGTGGCGGGGTACGTAAGGAGCGACACCGTGACGAAGAAGCTGTTTGATACGATTGCGCCGCGTTACAGGGATCGTCAGGGTGGCTACGTTCGAACTGTGAAGCTCGGAGAGCGTCGAGGAGACGCCGCGCCGGAGGTCATAGTCGAGCTCGTGTAG
- the secY gene encoding preprotein translocase subunit SecY yields the protein MLGALASAFRIPDLRKKILYTALLLAVFRIGSFIPVPGVNVARLIETYGETSLFQFLDLFSGGALQRFTVFAMGVNPYITASIILQLLALVIPSLEELSKEGVEGRRKIAQWTRYGTVVLGVIQALGITVGIRGAVEDPGILPVLLIVVTLTAGTSFLMWLGEKISEHGLGNGISLIIFTGIIARLPAGAHTTAISIGRGGISPLNVVLFLVLGLASVVGVIWITLGARRIPVQYAKRVVGRRVYGGQTTHIPLRVNQAGVIPVILASSLLTFPLTIAQFVPRLAFLVDWLRGDSVSYMAIYAVLVVVFTYFYTAITFNVTEVANNMKKYGGFIPGLRPGRPTAEYLDRVLTRITLVGGLFLAVIAVLPNVMTSITRLSTISFGGTALLIVVGVALDTMKQIEANLLMRQYEGFMK from the coding sequence TTGCTGGGAGCACTTGCGAGCGCCTTCAGGATTCCGGACCTGAGAAAGAAGATCCTCTATACCGCGCTTCTGCTTGCGGTGTTCAGGATCGGCTCGTTCATCCCGGTCCCGGGCGTCAATGTGGCCAGGCTGATCGAGACATATGGCGAGACGAGTCTTTTCCAGTTCCTCGACCTCTTCTCCGGTGGAGCGCTGCAGAGGTTCACGGTGTTCGCGATGGGCGTGAACCCGTACATCACAGCCTCCATAATACTGCAGCTCCTTGCGCTCGTCATTCCGAGTCTGGAGGAGCTGTCGAAGGAAGGCGTCGAGGGAAGGCGCAAGATCGCTCAGTGGACCCGCTACGGCACGGTTGTGCTGGGTGTCATACAGGCACTTGGCATCACCGTAGGAATACGGGGTGCGGTTGAGGATCCCGGCATCCTCCCCGTGCTTCTCATCGTGGTCACTTTGACAGCTGGCACTTCGTTCCTGATGTGGCTTGGCGAGAAGATCTCCGAGCATGGCCTCGGAAACGGGATTTCGCTCATAATCTTCACCGGCATCATAGCGAGGCTTCCGGCCGGCGCGCATACTACGGCGATCAGCATCGGCAGGGGCGGTATCAGCCCGCTCAACGTTGTGCTGTTCCTAGTGCTCGGGCTCGCCTCGGTTGTCGGCGTCATCTGGATCACGCTGGGTGCTAGGAGGATTCCCGTTCAGTACGCGAAGAGGGTCGTCGGAAGGCGGGTTTACGGCGGGCAGACAACCCACATTCCCCTGCGCGTGAACCAGGCTGGGGTGATACCGGTCATCCTTGCTTCGTCGCTGTTGACGTTCCCTCTCACCATTGCCCAGTTCGTTCCGAGGCTCGCGTTCCTGGTGGATTGGCTCCGAGGCGACAGCGTGTCGTACATGGCGATCTATGCGGTGCTAGTGGTGGTGTTCACTTACTTCTACACGGCGATAACCTTCAACGTGACTGAAGTCGCGAACAACATGAAGAAGTATGGAGGATTCATTCCCGGACTTCGGCCGGGAAGGCCTACGGCTGAGTACCTCGACCGGGTGCTGACGAGGATAACTTTGGTCGGCGGGCTGTTCCTCGCGGTGATCGCCGTCCTGCCGAACGTCATGACGAGCATCACGCGTCTCAGCACCATCTCTTTCGGGGGCACGGCCCTGCTCATAGTGGTGGGCGTAGCGCTCGACACGATGAAGCAGATCGAAGCGAACCTGCTCATGAGACAGTACGAGGGGTTCATGAAGTAG